From Watersipora subatra chromosome 2, tzWatSuba1.1, whole genome shotgun sequence, one genomic window encodes:
- the LOC137387924 gene encoding ras-like protein family member 10B yields MQMDRNSKRHVAYELIKPELVLPGLPGDSGSAESSAQAAEYCVAPEVSVDMTGYDERSEDILRYNIAFLGSGKVGKTSILQQFLYQNFDEEYTPTPHCEKYRKAVYMNGRIFDITFRDCPGVAHFPDNTISEWTECNGFYGLHLSQVFVLIYDTSNESTFSYVQSMREQILKKKGNETLIVVVGNKQDLTDPRNIYLKSHMQHIIKKWKCPFVFCSAKYNWHIVKVFNETLKTIGTQIDSKKETSQRNNSRWKMPRCKIS; encoded by the exons ATGCAAATGGATCGAAATTCAAAACGCCATGTAGCTTACGAGCTTATCAAGCCAGAGCTAGTATTGCCAGGCTTGCCTGGAGACAGCGGCAGCGCCGAATCATCAGCTCAAGCTGCCGAGTATTGTGTGGCACCAGAGGTGTCCGTCGATATGACTGGCTATGATGAGAGGTCGGAAGATATCCTCAGATACAATATAGCGTTTCTTGGCAGTGGTAAAGTAGGAAAGACTTCAATCTTGCAGCAGTTTCTTTATCAGAATTTTGATGAGGAGTATACGCCAACTCCACACTGTGAAAAATATAGAAAAGCGGTCTACATGAATGGACGAATATTTGATATAACATTCCGAGACTGTCCAGGAGTTGCCCACTTTCCTGATAATACCATCTCAGAATGGACGGAGTGCAATGGATTTTATGGATTGCATCTATCACAG GTTTTCGTTCTCATTTATGATACGAGCAACGAGAGCACATTCAGTTATGTCCAGTCCATGAGAGAGCAAATCCTAAAGAAGAAAGGCAATGAAACACTAATAGTGGTTGTGGGTAACAAACAAGATTTAACAGATCCAAGAAACATTTATCTTAAGTCCCACATGCAACATATTATTAAGAAGTGGAAGTGTCCTTTTGTATTTTGCTCAGCCAAGTACAACTGGCATATCGTTAAAGTATTCAACGAGACGCTAAAGACGATTGGAACGCAAATTGATTCTAAGAAAGAAACGAGTCAAAGAAATAACAGTCGATGGAAGATGCCTCGGTGTAAAATCTCATGA